The stretch of DNA tgcgttagatcgccaatcagtaaagatgtcgcaaTCGCATTAAGCACGAAGGAgtcaaaaacaagttttttttctgataaatggCGGTcgtctaaagaaaaaaaaaccgtgtgTAAAACCATTTttcacgtttcccgattttaaaaaataataaaatcaaaacATTATGATTCTAAGATTAATTCAAATtatcacactgagagaaataattagtatatATAACAATTTTTGTAAGTAATTAATACCAATTCTTTAGGCCTTTTCTATCGTACTAACTatccattttcgtttttttaatagGCTGCAGAGCATATAGGTTAAGGAATGTGGAGTAACGGTGGATGATGGTGGAACAAATATTCAATCAAATGTGTCCGAGTGTGTTTGTGTGGGTGTCAATTGCGGAAAAGCCCACCGGGAGCGCGgtaaatattcagtgcaattcgTGCATTCACAtagagaaacaaattgcgacatgtgACTGCTGAAAAATCACTGCTTCTAGAACTGTTACTACGAAGCCACGCAAGCCATAAACCATTTTCAGTGCCACCGAAACTTTCTACTAAATAGTTATTTATCAGATTTCATTGCTTttataaataatatataaatataattgCTTTTATAAATAATATATTGTTTatcatcaagcaaattaaatagAACaaatgcgtagtcctacgtcagaagCGATGTCttgtgtcttggatacaaccctctATAATTTTTTgcgaataaaaaaatcataaattatttTGTTGAAATAAATCATCGATAAAGATAAAAATTATCATAAGTGTACTATTACGGAAAAGTTATATGCAACATTGTATGCTCGTTGTAAACTCTCTCAAATATAGATAGCGCTATAATCGCATAAAAGGTATACTTTACACTGGAGTCTGgatcaggggttagacatcaattgaatataggctacccaaagtcaaaatcaatatggcgtcatttgtttaccaacataccatttgcgaggattgaaatcgttgaaatcgcggaaattgcgctgctttatttctaactgcataagcgattttcatatttcggtttcacatggaggtgttcagattcaacatggagtttaaagttagccactatttaactatataaccggaccgtgttgtaaacaacagtaattgtcagaaccaaaatgtcagtaaaccgcagcaatattgggtacattgGCAATATGAggaatttgacgttttagtcatacccctggtcTGGATGCCAACTGATTTTTCAGTGTTCAACAAGACacgattggcgatctaacgcaaaacgtaaacgatcggtgagacatctggattttgtttttgaactaagaaaatgatgctaatgtaacctaaaactcaaaaacaaatcacgtatattttactttcgggctttccaaggtagttctcacatgcaggaatcgtgcatttttctacttgtgtttgattgtgctctcgaatttccttctttaattcaaccattgtcaacatttttatagttttcactactgaaagaggtaaataaataacatgttatatataaaattgcgcagaattaaatttcttacaaactcatcgcaatcaaataatcttttatgattataacattgtaattgatggaaagaactacaaagcttccataagctcaaatggcaaaatttaaaaccatcaccgcagcgccgcctaggtgtagatttgtacgttagatcgccaataaatTGTCCTCTGaataatattgagaaaaaaacagaaacataATCATATTTCGGTAGGTAATATTTAGAAGTTTAATGCGATAATTGCTAAATATATTCAACCAGATGGTGCAGCGTGTAAAATTctgatgttttgttttcttgGATTGAAATTCATCATCATTATTAAATTAAATCATCTTACATTAATTCATTCATAACATCCATAACATGACATTAGAGTTGTGATATGTGTAATTCTACAAATAAATAACGTACTCTGAAATGTCTTCATATTTGGCATCCCTGCTCTGAAACTAAATTTGACATGTTTACGTTACGGTTTCTACGCACTCGCCGGGTGcgataattttaataatttcattCCATTCTACTtttagaaaatgccaaaagataAAATTCAGCACGGAAGTTACCATCAGTATTACGAGTTTCGCTCACGGGACAGCCGACCACAATGTTTAGAGAACTGTCTTCGTCAATGCTCAAATcagctcgctcgcctaaataacCGCACCATCCACATGCTCGATATCGGTTGCAACAGTGGCAAACTATCGAACTCGGTGCTGGCTGTCATTCAATCGACTTATGGAGAATCCCAGCTTGTTCACATGATCGGGGTGGATATTGACATGGATCTGGTGGCTCAGGCACGCAGCTCGTATGGCAATGAGAATTTACAGTTTGCCCAAGCCGATATCAGCGCCATAGCCATAGAAGACTCAGAAGGGAAGGATTCGATTGCGATGTATATGGAGCGTGCTGGAATCCGCCAATTCGATTATGTGTTCTGCTTCTCGGTGCTCATGTATGTTCATCTGAATCACGGAGACCAAGGACTTCAAGCTGTGCTGGATTATGTTTGCTCTAGGGCGAATGTTTTGGTATTGGAACTACAAAGCTGGAAAAAGTATCGTGATCATGTACGAAGAATGAGGAGGGAGGGTGAGGGAGAGTATCCACACTTTGAATCGCTTGAATGGAAGGGAAATTACGGTAGATTGGAGGAACACATTAAGCAATATGTAATAAGTCGAGGGTTTCATTTGGTGTTTGAAGAGGGCAATAGGAACGAATTCAATCGaagtttaattttattttcgagAAATTCCACATAGGCACTTGCGAAcagtaactcaaaaactaaattaATTACTATTGTACAATTTACATGGTAACATGATTAATATTACAACATACAAAACAGAAAGGATATTTCAGATCTAAGAGAAAATATATCGTTTTTGAAGCTTCAAGAGTTGGTTCAAGgtatttttctgtattatagatGTCATAATAATTATTAGGGTAAATTAGAGGCGAattaacttcaaagtttaaagcctcttagaaacaaacaaagaaagaaagaattagggtaaatgatcttggtttgtccgatttggggtgtttttatgcaactagtaaatgcaaatcgattttttgtcaTGAAAAACACataatacgagtttgggtttgttgaaaagcctcaagtctctagttgctaatactaccataagttgttaaaattattcaaatttttatgttttttaacgattttccttaaacaGGAATTATGaccatggtttgaccacctctgatcatggtttgcccaaaaaatgatcatggtttgtccggttttagaaattaccattgcatttatcattgcttgagtttactgtcatcatattgatccattcataatttaggctttcgtaaaaatttactatcaaactactataaatcatgtgaaagacaattttatttatatgtttcgaaacattcgaataccttatttgacacatgagcgctgaattagagcattcaaaa from Toxorhynchites rutilus septentrionalis strain SRP chromosome 3, ASM2978413v1, whole genome shotgun sequence encodes:
- the LOC129778444 gene encoding pre-miRNA 5'-monophosphate methyltransferase; this encodes MPKDKIQHGSYHQYYEFRSRDSRPQCLENCLRQCSNQLARLNNRTIHMLDIGCNSGKLSNSVLAVIQSTYGESQLVHMIGVDIDMDLVAQARSSYGNENLQFAQADISAIAIEDSEGKDSIAMYMERAGIRQFDYVFCFSVLMYVHLNHGDQGLQAVLDYVCSRANVLVLELQSWKKYRDHVRRMRREGEGEYPHFESLEWKGNYGRLEEHIKQYVISRGFHLVFEEGNRNEFNRSLILFSRNST